The DNA region CTCGCGCGTCACGGCGCGGTAGTTGCTGCCGCGATACACGATGTGGCCGTCGACGATGGCGTTCAGCTTCGGCAACGCATGAAACGGCACCGTCGGATAGGCATGATGCTCGACATGATAGGGCATGTTCCAGGCGAACCATTTCATGATCCGGCCGGTCATCGTGGTGCGCGTGTTCTCGAACGCACTCCGCGTCCGCTCGCAACCGGTGTGCTCTGCATAAAGATACGGGCGCAAGATGAGCTGACCGGCGAGCAGCGGCACGATCCACACCCAGAGCAGGATCGCCCTGTGCAGCGCAAGCGATACCGCGAGCAACAGCAGATAACCTGCGAGATAAAGCCTTGCCTCCTGCACGATCGAGGCGCGCTTGTGCTGCGGAATCCACGGCACGATCACCTTCCCAGTGAGTGCATGCCGGAACATCAGCCGGATCCGGACCAGCACCTGCAACAGTCCCGAATAGGCGATCGCGAGCTGGGTGTCCGACACAGGCTTGGGACCGACGATCAGCTCGGGGTCCTTCTCCGGATCCTGGGTGTAGCGATGATGGTCCCAGTGAAACAGGCAGTAATATTGGTAAGGCAATCCGATCATGAAGGCGGACAGGTTGCCAACCACAAGATTGAGCGCGTGGCTGCGGAACGCCGTCTTGTGCGCGGTCTCGTGCACCACCATGAACAGGAACGCGACGAAATAGCCCTGGATGGCAATCAGCGGCACCGCCCACACGAGACCATAGCGCGACGAGATCAAGGAGATCAACGCGCCGACAACAGCGATCATCCCGTAATGGCTGGCCGCACGCACCGCGCCGGCAAGGTTCGACTTGGTCGACAGGTCGCGCAAGGTCAGCGGGCTGAGCGGCTTCAGGCGGGGTCCGGCATCACTGGTCTCTGCGGTGCTCATGGTCGTCTCACCTGTCAGCGTTGCAAGAGCGCCGAGATTTCGGCGTTGATGAAGGCGCGGTCTTCGGCGTTGTTGACGGGATTGCCGGCGCGGTGCCCGTGGATCGAGCGGATCGGATGCAGCGCCGCGGAGCGGGCATTGACCAGGCGGCCGAGTTCGTCCTCGTTGTCGCGCGGATCGAAGTAGCGGTCGGTACGGCCGGGCATCAGCAGCACATGCGCCTTGATCGCCGCCATTGCGCGGTCGAAGTCACCGCCGAATTCGTCGCAGCGGCTGATATCGCCGGCCTGCCAGATCGCAATCTGCGCCAGCAGATTGTTCGCATCGCGCCGCGCGAAGGCCCCGTCCCAGGATCCCGCGAGGTAGTCTTCCAGCGAGTTGAAGCCGGCGTCGCGCCAGGATTCCTCGCGAAAAAACTCGTGCGACATCGCCCAGCCGGCATAGACGCGCCCCATCGCGCGAAGGCCCATTGTCGGCTTGGTGACGAAGTATCCATCCCGATAAGCGGGATCGGCGGTCAGCGCGGCCTTCACGCCTTCGAGGAAGACATGATTGTAAGGCGAGCACCGCGCGCTGCCGCAGACCACCGCTGCGCGCTCCACCATGTCAGGATAGCGCGCGGCCCAGTGATAGGCCTGCATGCCGCCCATCGACCAGCCGTAGACCAGCGCGAGCTTGGTCACGCCGAACCGCTCGACCAGCAGCCGGCGCTGGATGGCGACGGCGTCATGATAGGTGAAGGCTGGGAACGGTGCGCCGCCGAGCAGCTCGCTCGAATTCGACGGCGAGGATGACAGGCCGTTGCCGAACAGGTTCGCGATGATGATGAAGTAGCGCTCGGGATCGAGCGCCCCGCCCGGCCGCACCAGCCATTCGATGTCGTAATGCTGTGCCGCGAACGACGTAGGATAGAGAATGACGTTGTCCTTGGCCGCATTCAGCGTGCCGTAGGTCTTGTAGGCGAGCGCAAGCTGCGGAAACACCGCGCCGCCCTGCAAGGTCACCTCGCCTGCCTCGAACACCTCATAGTCGCGTGACGTGGTCATGCGCATTCGACCTCGAACAGCAGGCGCGGCGCTGCGCGCTCAATAACTGTACTTATAGTACACTAATTGGGAACCGAAGCAAGAGCGGCGAAGGTGGCATCGCACCGGGCCGATCCATTCAAAATCGGTATCGATCAATACCCGTTTCGGCTTGGACCCATTGCCGTCATCTCTCTAGGACAGACCCCGAGGAAATCTTAAGGAGGCGCGAATGAGCGCAATTGTGTCCGCCACGGACGCGCGGCGATCCCGCGTCCGGCTGTTGATCGTGACGATGCTGTTTCTCGTCACCACCGTGAACTATGCCGACCGCGCCACGCTCTCGATCGCCGGCCCTGCCCTCTCCAAGGAACTGCATCTCGACCCCGTCGCGATGGGTTACGTGTTCTCGGCGTTCGGATGGTCCTATGTGATCGCGCAGGTGCCGTGCGGCTGGCTGCTCGACCGCTACGGTTCCAAATGGGTCTATGCGATCAGCATCATCGTCTGGTCGATCTTCACCGCGATGCAGGGTCTGACCGGGTTCCTCTCCGCGGGCGCGGCCGTGGCCCTGCTGTTCGGGCTGCGCTTCCTGGTCGGCTTCGCCGAAGCGCCATCGTTCCCGGCCAATGCCCGCATCGTCGCGGCCTGGTTCCCCGGCAATGAGCGCGGCACCGCATCGGCGTTCTTCAACTCCGGACAGTATTTCGCGACCGTGATCTTCGCGCCGCTGATGGGCTGGATCGCGCACGAATACGGCTGGCGCCACGTGTTCTACGTGATGGGCGGGCTCGGCATCATCATGGGCATCGCCTGGATCAAGACGATCTACGAGCCGAAGGACCATCCCGGGATCAACGAGGCCGAATTCGACTACATCAAGCGGGGCGGCGCGCTGGTCGACATGGATGCGGCGAAGGCCGGCAAGACGCAGGACAGCGGCCCGAGCTGGGGCCATATCCGCCAGCTGCTGGCCAACCGCATGATGCTCGGCGTCTATATCGGCCAGTACTGCATCAACACGCTGACCTACTTCTTCCTGACCTGGTTCCCGGTCTATCTGGTGAAGGAACGCGGGCTCTCGATCCTGCAGGCCGGTTTCGTCGCGACGTTGCCGGCGCTGTGCGGCTTCGTCGGCGGCGTGCTCGGCGGCGTGATCTCGGACTACCTTCTGCGCCGCACCGGCTCGCTGACCATGGCGCGCAAGATCCCGATCGTCGGCGGCATGCTGCTCTCGATGGTGATCGTCGCCTGCAACTACGTCGACAGCCAGGCGCTGGTGGTCGGCTTCATG from Bradyrhizobium sp. B124 includes:
- a CDS encoding alpha/beta fold hydrolase; protein product: MTTSRDYEVFEAGEVTLQGGAVFPQLALAYKTYGTLNAAKDNVILYPTSFAAQHYDIEWLVRPGGALDPERYFIIIANLFGNGLSSSPSNSSELLGGAPFPAFTYHDAVAIQRRLLVERFGVTKLALVYGWSMGGMQAYHWAARYPDMVERAAVVCGSARCSPYNHVFLEGVKAALTADPAYRDGYFVTKPTMGLRAMGRVYAGWAMSHEFFREESWRDAGFNSLEDYLAGSWDGAFARRDANNLLAQIAIWQAGDISRCDEFGGDFDRAMAAIKAHVLLMPGRTDRYFDPRDNEDELGRLVNARSAALHPIRSIHGHRAGNPVNNAEDRAFINAEISALLQR
- a CDS encoding MFS transporter, which translates into the protein MSAIVSATDARRSRVRLLIVTMLFLVTTVNYADRATLSIAGPALSKELHLDPVAMGYVFSAFGWSYVIAQVPCGWLLDRYGSKWVYAISIIVWSIFTAMQGLTGFLSAGAAVALLFGLRFLVGFAEAPSFPANARIVAAWFPGNERGTASAFFNSGQYFATVIFAPLMGWIAHEYGWRHVFYVMGGLGIIMGIAWIKTIYEPKDHPGINEAEFDYIKRGGALVDMDAAKAGKTQDSGPSWGHIRQLLANRMMLGVYIGQYCINTLTYFFLTWFPVYLVKERGLSILQAGFVATLPALCGFVGGVLGGVISDYLLRRTGSLTMARKIPIVGGMLLSMVIVACNYVDSQALVVGFMALAFFGKGIGALGWAVVSDTSPKEAGGVSGGLFNTFGNLSSITTPIIIGYILAATGSFNGALVFVGANALVAAIAYLFIVGEIKRVQLKAA
- a CDS encoding fatty acid desaturase, with the protein product MSTAETSDAGPRLKPLSPLTLRDLSTKSNLAGAVRAASHYGMIAVVGALISLISSRYGLVWAVPLIAIQGYFVAFLFMVVHETAHKTAFRSHALNLVVGNLSAFMIGLPYQYYCLFHWDHHRYTQDPEKDPELIVGPKPVSDTQLAIAYSGLLQVLVRIRLMFRHALTGKVIVPWIPQHKRASIVQEARLYLAGYLLLLAVSLALHRAILLWVWIVPLLAGQLILRPYLYAEHTGCERTRSAFENTRTTMTGRIMKWFAWNMPYHVEHHAYPTVPFHALPKLNAIVDGHIVYRGSNYRAVTRETWAWFRRQRQRSA